In Actinomadura citrea, a single window of DNA contains:
- a CDS encoding sensor histidine kinase, with the protein MTEETAPQDRPDGPDGEAARSNPPQEGGPQATQPTALPGDPGDAGGRRGGRWRRPGPQQVPQPHPAAKGMWRGEGGGPFAQMTVMPGRMSVRLRLTLLYGLLFFMAGALLLFVMSVLMANILGNVKVIGFGISDAEAAELQRQFVEQTMRQLVGRSLLALGGVGVITLVLGWFVADRALSPLQRVTTTARRLSESTLHERIALEGPDDEIKELADTFDAMLERLGQAFDTQRRFVANASHELRTPLAINRTLLEVALGDPEVSDDLRAVGRTLLATNARHERLIEGLLLLARSERELTARTPVDLAEVAATVLEQSARRDHDHDVAVHPELTSGTALGDPVLLEHLVSNLVENAIKHNVEDGGELWIRTGMLEGYATVQVENTGPVVPAYEVERLFEPFRRLNADRVESAKGAGLGLSIVRSVVLAHRGAVYAAPRPGGGLIVTVRLPPGLPAA; encoded by the coding sequence GTGACCGAGGAGACCGCACCCCAGGACCGCCCGGACGGGCCGGACGGCGAGGCCGCCCGCTCGAACCCGCCCCAGGAGGGCGGCCCGCAGGCCACGCAACCGACCGCGCTTCCCGGCGACCCCGGCGACGCCGGGGGCCGGCGCGGCGGGCGGTGGCGCCGCCCCGGCCCGCAGCAGGTCCCCCAGCCGCACCCGGCCGCGAAGGGCATGTGGCGCGGCGAGGGCGGCGGGCCGTTCGCCCAGATGACCGTGATGCCGGGCCGGATGAGCGTGCGGCTGCGCCTCACCCTGCTGTACGGGCTGCTGTTCTTCATGGCGGGCGCGCTGCTGCTGTTCGTGATGTCGGTCCTGATGGCCAACATCCTCGGCAACGTCAAGGTGATCGGCTTCGGCATCTCCGACGCGGAGGCGGCCGAGCTGCAGCGCCAGTTCGTCGAGCAGACGATGCGCCAGCTCGTCGGCCGGTCGCTGCTCGCGCTCGGCGGAGTGGGCGTCATCACGCTGGTGCTCGGCTGGTTCGTCGCCGACCGGGCGCTCAGCCCCCTGCAGCGGGTCACCACCACCGCGCGCCGGCTGTCGGAGAGCACGCTGCACGAGCGGATCGCGCTGGAGGGCCCGGACGACGAGATCAAGGAGCTGGCCGACACGTTCGACGCGATGCTGGAGCGGCTCGGGCAGGCGTTCGACACCCAGCGCCGGTTCGTCGCGAACGCCTCGCACGAGCTGCGCACCCCGCTCGCGATCAACCGGACGCTGCTGGAGGTCGCGCTCGGCGACCCGGAGGTCTCCGACGACCTGCGCGCCGTCGGCCGGACGCTGCTGGCGACCAACGCCCGGCACGAGCGGCTCATCGAGGGGCTGCTGCTGCTCGCCCGCAGCGAGCGGGAGCTGACCGCCCGCACGCCGGTCGACCTGGCGGAGGTGGCGGCGACGGTGCTGGAGCAGTCGGCCCGCCGCGACCACGACCACGACGTCGCCGTCCACCCGGAGCTGACCTCCGGGACGGCGCTCGGCGACCCGGTCCTGCTGGAGCACCTGGTGTCCAACCTCGTCGAGAACGCGATCAAGCACAACGTCGAGGACGGCGGCGAGCTGTGGATCCGCACCGGCATGCTGGAGGGCTACGCCACCGTCCAGGTCGAGAACACCGGGCCCGTCGTGCCCGCCTACGAGGTGGAGCGGCTGTTCGAGCCGTTCCGGCGGCTGAACGCCGACCGCGTCGAGTCCGCCAAGGGCGCGGGGCTCGGCCTGTCGATCGTCCGCTCGGTGGTGCTGGCGCACCGCGGCGCCGTCTACGCGGCGCCGCGGCCGGGCGGCGGGCTGATCGTCACCGTCCGCCTCCCCCCGGGCCTGCCGGCCGCGTGA
- a CDS encoding response regulator transcription factor: MRVLVVEDERVLADAIATGLRRETLAVDVAYDGAGALERASVNEYDVIVLDRDLPKVHGDDVCKQLVAQRYPARIIMLTAAGELDDRVEGLSIGADDYLAKPFAFAELIARVRALGRRAAAPLPPVLERAGITLDPARREVARDGRPVELTRKEFAVLEVLLSADGAVVSSEHLLEKAWDEHIDPFTNVVRVTMMTLRKKLGDPPVIETVPGVGYRL; encoded by the coding sequence TTGCGTGTTCTAGTCGTCGAGGACGAGCGCGTGCTCGCCGACGCGATCGCCACCGGTCTGCGCAGGGAGACGCTGGCCGTGGACGTGGCCTACGACGGCGCGGGCGCGCTGGAGCGGGCGAGCGTCAACGAGTACGACGTGATCGTGCTGGACCGGGACCTGCCCAAGGTGCACGGCGACGACGTCTGCAAGCAGCTCGTGGCGCAGCGCTACCCGGCGCGGATCATCATGCTGACGGCGGCGGGGGAGCTGGACGACCGGGTCGAGGGCCTGTCCATCGGGGCCGACGACTACCTGGCCAAGCCGTTCGCGTTCGCCGAGCTGATCGCCCGGGTGCGCGCCCTCGGCCGGCGCGCCGCCGCGCCGCTGCCGCCCGTCCTGGAGCGCGCCGGGATCACCCTCGATCCGGCCCGCCGCGAGGTCGCGCGCGACGGCCGCCCGGTGGAGCTGACCCGCAAGGAGTTCGCGGTGCTGGAGGTGCTGCTCAGCGCCGACGGCGCCGTCGTCAGCTCCGAGCACCTGCTGGAGAAGGCGTGGGACGAGCACATCGACCCCTTCACCAACGTGGTCCGGGTCACGATGATGACGCTGCGCAAGAAGCTCGGCGACCCCCCGGTGATCGAGACCGTGCCCGGCGTGGGATACCGCCTGTGA
- a CDS encoding inositol monophosphatase family protein, whose product MSLAEELLELAVATAREAGRMLVDQRPAGGPDVVQTKSSPTDVVTQMDRAAEKLIIERIRAVRPGDGFLGEEGGTQAGASGVRWVVDPIDGTVNYLYDLPDWAVSIAAEVDGEAVVGVVEIPRRGETCTAVLGGGAVQHTAAGTRELRVNAHVPLGRALVSTGFGYEAGRRARQAEVLTGVLPNIRDIRRGGSCCVDLCSLAAGRADAYYERGVQAWDIAAGGLIVREAGGRVEGLHGAAPGPELTIAAGPGTFEALHDLLAPLDPARD is encoded by the coding sequence ATGAGCCTGGCCGAGGAGCTGCTGGAGCTGGCCGTGGCGACCGCCCGCGAGGCCGGCCGGATGCTGGTCGACCAGCGCCCCGCGGGCGGCCCGGACGTCGTCCAGACCAAGTCGTCCCCGACCGACGTCGTCACCCAGATGGACCGCGCCGCCGAAAAGCTGATCATCGAGCGGATCAGGGCGGTGCGCCCCGGCGACGGGTTCCTCGGCGAGGAGGGCGGCACCCAGGCCGGCGCCAGCGGCGTGCGCTGGGTGGTCGACCCCATCGACGGGACCGTCAACTACCTCTACGACCTGCCCGACTGGGCGGTCAGCATCGCCGCCGAGGTGGACGGCGAGGCCGTCGTCGGGGTGGTGGAGATCCCGCGCCGCGGCGAGACCTGCACTGCGGTGCTCGGCGGCGGCGCCGTCCAGCACACGGCGGCGGGCACCCGCGAGCTCCGCGTGAACGCGCACGTACCGCTCGGCCGCGCGCTGGTGTCCACCGGGTTCGGCTACGAGGCGGGACGGCGGGCGAGGCAGGCGGAGGTCCTCACCGGGGTGCTGCCGAACATCCGCGACATCCGCCGGGGCGGGTCGTGCTGCGTCGACCTGTGCTCCCTCGCGGCCGGGCGCGCGGACGCCTACTACGAGCGCGGCGTCCAGGCGTGGGACATCGCCGCCGGCGGGCTGATCGTCCGGGAGGCGGGCGGGCGCGTCGAGGGGCTGCACGGCGCGGCCCCCGGCCCGGAGCTGACCATCGCCGCCGGCCCGGGCACGTTCGAGGCCCTGCACGACCTGCTGGCCCCGCTCGACCCGGCCAGGGACTGA
- a CDS encoding ferrochelatase, producing the protein MTSYDALLLLSFGGPEGPEEVIPFLENVTRGRNIPKERLEEVGEHYFLFGGVSPINQQCRDLKAAIEADFAANGVDLPVYWGNRNWDPYLADTLRQMEEDGIRRAAAFVTSAYSGYSTNDQYLEDIARAREEVPGAPEIDKLPVYADRPGFVEPFVDATKDALSRLPEGARLVFTAHSVPLSQPNQELYAAELHTAAQTVARRAAPGAPWDLVYQSRSGPPSQPWLDPQITDHLEELHGRGVRAVAVVPIGFVSDHMEVRYDLDVEAADLAAELGLAFERAATPATDPRFAALPRHLLEGAS; encoded by the coding sequence ATGACGTCGTATGACGCGTTGCTTCTGCTGTCCTTCGGAGGGCCGGAAGGGCCCGAAGAGGTGATCCCGTTCCTGGAGAACGTCACCAGGGGCCGCAACATCCCCAAGGAGCGCCTGGAGGAGGTGGGGGAGCACTACTTCCTGTTCGGCGGGGTCAGCCCGATCAACCAGCAGTGCCGGGACCTCAAGGCCGCGATCGAGGCGGACTTCGCCGCCAACGGCGTGGACCTGCCCGTGTACTGGGGCAACCGGAACTGGGACCCCTATCTCGCCGACACCCTCCGGCAGATGGAGGAGGACGGGATCCGGCGCGCGGCCGCGTTCGTCACGTCCGCCTACAGCGGCTACTCGACGAACGACCAGTACCTCGAGGACATCGCGCGCGCCCGCGAGGAGGTGCCGGGCGCCCCCGAGATCGACAAGCTCCCGGTCTACGCGGACCGCCCCGGTTTCGTCGAGCCGTTCGTGGACGCGACCAAGGACGCGCTGAGCCGCCTCCCCGAGGGCGCGCGGCTGGTCTTCACCGCCCACAGCGTGCCGCTGTCCCAGCCCAACCAGGAGCTGTACGCCGCGGAGCTGCACACCGCCGCGCAGACGGTCGCGCGGCGGGCCGCCCCGGGGGCGCCCTGGGACCTGGTGTACCAGAGCCGGAGCGGGCCGCCGAGCCAGCCGTGGCTGGATCCGCAGATCACCGATCACCTGGAGGAGCTGCACGGCCGGGGCGTCCGCGCCGTGGCGGTCGTGCCGATCGGGTTCGTCTCCGACCACATGGAGGTCAGGTACGACCTCGACGTCGAGGCCGCGGACCTGGCCGCCGAGCTCGGACTCGCCTTCGAGCGCGCCGCCACGCCCGCGACCGACCCGCGCTTCGCCGCCCTGCCCCGCCACCTCCTGGAAGGGGCCTCATGA
- a CDS encoding lytic transglycosylase domain-containing protein — translation MIGGDESPATRPHRSRPEKKQRNPRGRNAGPRRGGRALPFLIGGIAVLAVASTSGGVYAALTTEKADPAGADSPQEAAPPSVRPGDPVNVATGGQVAPLRRVVPPDVLAVGTASIPAAKIDRIAKLGRVGDVAAVAGGAVQLQGRQVNALAVDPSAFRSWTPPATAKKTDLWAALAGNQFVVSPAAAQQLQLNRGYQYPVVARTMPKLTMGGSGPLGLPGIDMLVSRKSGEEMGLVPNVAVLVNAPGVDPDKVVKAVGKVLGPGTSVLNLHEGKYQTPADGGRPGSYLDLYNQAARSCRGLSWTVLAAIGQVESDHGRNAGRSSAGALGPMQFLPSTWKAYGVDGDGDGEADIMNPYDAIPGAAKYLCANGAGRGGQQLYRAVWQYNHADWYVQKVLNLAKAYSARYE, via the coding sequence GTGATCGGCGGTGATGAGTCGCCCGCCACCCGTCCGCACCGGTCGCGACCCGAGAAGAAGCAGCGGAATCCGCGGGGGAGGAACGCGGGACCGCGGCGGGGCGGCCGGGCGCTGCCGTTCCTCATCGGCGGTATCGCCGTCCTGGCCGTCGCCAGCACCTCCGGTGGCGTCTACGCGGCGCTGACCACGGAGAAGGCGGATCCGGCCGGGGCCGACTCGCCGCAGGAGGCGGCCCCTCCGAGCGTGCGGCCCGGCGACCCCGTCAACGTGGCCACCGGCGGCCAGGTCGCGCCGCTGCGCCGCGTCGTGCCGCCGGACGTGCTCGCCGTCGGCACCGCCTCGATCCCCGCCGCCAAGATCGACCGGATCGCGAAACTCGGCAGGGTCGGGGACGTGGCGGCCGTCGCGGGCGGCGCGGTCCAGCTCCAGGGCCGCCAGGTGAACGCGCTCGCCGTGGACCCGTCGGCGTTCCGCTCCTGGACACCGCCCGCGACGGCGAAGAAGACCGACCTGTGGGCCGCCCTGGCCGGGAACCAGTTCGTGGTGTCGCCCGCCGCCGCCCAGCAGCTCCAGCTCAACCGCGGCTACCAGTACCCCGTGGTGGCGCGGACGATGCCGAAGCTGACCATGGGCGGCTCCGGGCCGCTCGGCCTGCCCGGGATCGACATGCTCGTCAGCAGGAAGTCCGGGGAGGAGATGGGGCTCGTCCCCAACGTGGCCGTCCTCGTCAACGCCCCCGGGGTGGACCCCGACAAGGTCGTCAAGGCCGTCGGCAAGGTCCTCGGCCCCGGCACGAGCGTGCTGAACCTGCACGAGGGCAAGTACCAGACGCCGGCGGACGGCGGCCGCCCGGGCAGCTACCTGGACCTCTACAATCAGGCGGCCAGGAGCTGCCGCGGCCTGTCCTGGACGGTCCTCGCCGCGATCGGCCAGGTCGAGAGCGACCACGGGCGCAACGCCGGCCGCTCCAGCGCGGGCGCCCTCGGCCCGATGCAGTTCCTGCCCTCGACGTGGAAGGCGTACGGGGTGGACGGCGACGGCGACGGCGAGGCCGACATCATGAACCCCTACGACGCCATCCCGGGAGCGGCCAAGTACCTGTGCGCGAACGGAGCCGGCCGGGGCGGGCAGCAGCTCTACCGGGCCGTCTGGCAGTACAACCACGCCGACTGGTACGTGCAGAAAGTCCTTAACCTGGCGAAGGCCTACTCGGCGCGCTACGAGTGA
- a CDS encoding D-arabinono-1,4-lactone oxidase — protein MSPVTNRTWQNWAGNQQATPHRVATPRTADEVAAAVRSAAGDGLTIRMTGTGHSFTGAAVAEGVLLRPTALTAVRSVDTATGLVTVEAGLPLHALNRLLEDHGLALANMGDIQEQTVAGALQTATHGTGRDAAGLASQVAALELVLADGTVASCSREERPDLFAAALAGLGALGVVTAITWRTVPAFLLRAQEAPMKWDEVLARVDEFDAANEHFEFYWFPHTEGCLTKRNNRVEGPAQPLSKFRHWLDDRFLSNTVFGAVNRVTHRAPAASPFVNGVSAKALGARTYSDTSYKIFTSPRTVRFKEQEYAIPREALVPALRELRALFARRDWRISFPIEVRLLPSEDAWLSMAHGRQSAFIAVHVYHRDPHEDYFRGVEDLLTGLDGRPHWGKLHTRDAAYLEKVYPRFGDFRALRDELDPDRRFANPYTRQVFGD, from the coding sequence ATGTCCCCAGTGACCAACCGGACGTGGCAGAACTGGGCGGGAAACCAGCAGGCCACGCCGCACCGCGTCGCCACGCCGCGCACCGCAGACGAGGTGGCCGCCGCGGTCCGGTCGGCCGCCGGCGACGGCCTCACGATCCGCATGACCGGCACAGGGCACTCCTTCACCGGCGCCGCCGTCGCCGAGGGCGTCCTGCTCCGCCCCACCGCGCTCACCGCGGTCCGCTCCGTCGACACCGCGACGGGGCTCGTCACCGTCGAGGCGGGCCTGCCGCTGCACGCGCTCAACCGCCTTCTGGAAGACCACGGCCTCGCGCTGGCCAACATGGGCGACATCCAGGAGCAGACCGTCGCGGGCGCGTTGCAGACCGCCACGCACGGAACGGGCCGCGACGCCGCCGGGCTCGCCTCCCAGGTCGCCGCCCTGGAGCTCGTCCTCGCCGACGGCACCGTGGCGAGCTGCTCACGCGAGGAGCGTCCCGACCTGTTCGCCGCGGCCCTCGCCGGGCTCGGCGCGCTCGGCGTCGTCACCGCCATCACCTGGCGGACCGTCCCGGCGTTCCTGCTGCGCGCGCAGGAGGCGCCCATGAAGTGGGACGAGGTCCTCGCGCGCGTGGACGAGTTCGACGCCGCCAACGAGCACTTCGAGTTCTACTGGTTCCCGCACACCGAGGGCTGCCTGACCAAGCGCAACAACCGCGTCGAGGGCCCCGCGCAGCCGCTGTCGAAGTTCAGGCACTGGCTGGACGACCGGTTCCTGTCGAACACGGTCTTCGGGGCCGTCAACAGGGTCACCCACCGGGCGCCCGCCGCGTCGCCCTTCGTGAACGGCGTCTCCGCCAAGGCGCTCGGGGCCCGCACCTACAGCGACACCTCGTACAAGATCTTCACCAGCCCGCGCACGGTCCGCTTCAAGGAGCAGGAGTACGCGATCCCGCGCGAGGCGCTCGTCCCCGCGCTGCGCGAACTCCGTGCCCTGTTCGCCAGGCGGGACTGGCGGATCAGCTTCCCCATCGAGGTCCGGCTGCTTCCCTCCGAGGACGCCTGGCTGTCGATGGCGCACGGGCGGCAGAGCGCGTTCATCGCCGTGCACGTCTACCACCGCGATCCGCACGAGGACTACTTCCGCGGCGTCGAGGACCTTCTGACCGGGCTCGACGGCCGCCCGCACTGGGGCAAGCTCCACACCCGCGACGCCGCCTACCTGGAGAAGGTGTACCCCCGGTTCGGCGACTTCCGCGCCCTGCGGGACGAACTGGACCCCGACCGCCGCTTCGCCAACCCCTACACGAGGCAGGTCTTCGGCGACTAG
- the sepH gene encoding septation protein SepH encodes MQELRLVAVSEDGTYLVLATAGRGTRFTLPVDDRLRAAVRGHFSRLGQFEIEVESPLRPKEIQTRIRSGETAEEIAESAGIPVERVRWFEGPVLQEREYMAQQAQRVTVRRPGESTPGPPLGETVEERLGRGGVDLEEVEWDSWKCEDNTWRVRLSFFEGGRPHAAEWTFDPRRRHVSPLDEVAARLTSVEWDDDDALSDTVTPLVPRRPAMKVVSSDRDALPGGRGLPARGLPAEPEQGAPEPLRAAEPRAYIVERGRMVDPRPAFREASEPPSLREAAPPRPAAHAPEPPRPGPPVEEAAPEAPFAEPRADEAALPVQSEEPHGAAAGPEPAEPADSSGEDVGDLASETAAGNDDTAAVTDEARPAEAAEEPEDEAPAPEEIEALDADDPEALREEEHAAAEPAEPALPEQAGADHEADEAHEVDEAREAVGEAPEVAKAPEPVQAAPAAEPEEPAEPAETPQAPAAARPRVEADAPRVPEAEQDTAPVRAPAPSRAPAASREAAAEGKPVAPPRQPARPPAKKKPAARPTMPAAAQDKPATGSPAAAAAAGEPAGAQRPARRRKAKGKRASVPSWDEIMFGARRPE; translated from the coding sequence ATGCAGGAGCTGCGCCTCGTCGCGGTCAGCGAGGACGGTACGTACCTCGTCCTGGCCACCGCGGGCCGAGGCACCCGGTTCACCCTGCCCGTCGACGACCGGCTCCGCGCCGCGGTCCGTGGGCACTTCTCCCGCCTCGGCCAGTTCGAGATCGAAGTGGAGAGTCCCTTGCGCCCCAAGGAGATCCAGACCCGCATCCGGTCCGGGGAGACCGCGGAGGAGATCGCCGAGTCGGCGGGCATCCCGGTCGAACGGGTCCGCTGGTTCGAGGGTCCGGTCCTGCAGGAACGCGAATACATGGCCCAGCAGGCGCAGCGCGTCACCGTCCGCCGCCCAGGCGAGTCCACGCCCGGCCCGCCGCTCGGCGAGACCGTCGAGGAGCGCCTCGGCCGCGGCGGCGTCGACCTGGAAGAGGTCGAGTGGGACTCCTGGAAGTGCGAGGACAACACCTGGCGCGTCCGGCTGTCCTTCTTCGAGGGCGGCCGCCCGCACGCGGCCGAGTGGACGTTCGACCCGCGCCGCCGGCACGTCTCCCCGCTGGACGAGGTCGCCGCCCGGCTCACCTCCGTCGAGTGGGACGACGACGACGCGCTCTCCGACACCGTCACGCCGCTCGTCCCGCGCCGTCCCGCCATGAAGGTCGTCTCCAGCGACCGCGACGCCCTTCCCGGCGGCCGCGGGCTGCCCGCGCGCGGCCTGCCCGCCGAGCCCGAGCAGGGCGCCCCCGAGCCGCTGCGCGCCGCGGAGCCCCGCGCCTACATCGTCGAACGCGGCCGCATGGTCGACCCGCGGCCCGCCTTCCGGGAGGCGTCCGAGCCGCCTTCCCTGCGCGAGGCCGCCCCGCCCCGTCCGGCCGCGCACGCCCCCGAGCCGCCCCGTCCCGGCCCGCCGGTCGAGGAGGCGGCTCCGGAGGCGCCCTTCGCCGAGCCGCGCGCCGACGAGGCCGCCCTGCCCGTCCAGAGCGAGGAGCCGCACGGCGCTGCGGCCGGGCCCGAGCCGGCGGAACCCGCCGACTCCTCCGGCGAGGACGTGGGCGACCTGGCGAGCGAGACGGCCGCCGGGAACGACGACACGGCCGCTGTCACGGACGAAGCGCGGCCTGCCGAGGCCGCCGAGGAGCCGGAGGACGAGGCTCCGGCTCCCGAGGAGATCGAAGCGCTCGACGCCGACGACCCGGAAGCGCTCCGGGAGGAGGAGCACGCGGCCGCCGAACCGGCCGAGCCGGCTCTCCCAGAGCAGGCGGGCGCCGACCACGAGGCGGACGAAGCGCACGAGGTCGACGAAGCGCGCGAAGCGGTCGGCGAGGCACCGGAGGTCGCGAAGGCGCCCGAACCTGTCCAGGCCGCCCCCGCGGCGGAGCCGGAGGAGCCGGCCGAGCCCGCCGAGACGCCGCAGGCCCCGGCCGCCGCCCGGCCGCGGGTCGAGGCCGACGCGCCCCGCGTCCCGGAGGCCGAGCAGGACACCGCACCCGTCCGCGCGCCCGCCCCGTCCCGCGCGCCCGCCGCGTCCCGTGAGGCCGCAGCGGAGGGCAAGCCCGTGGCTCCGCCGCGGCAGCCCGCGCGGCCGCCCGCCAAGAAGAAGCCGGCGGCCCGGCCCACCATGCCCGCCGCCGCTCAGGACAAGCCGGCCACCGGCTCTCCCGCCGCCGCCGCGGCGGCCGGAGAGCCCGCGGGCGCGCAGCGTCCGGCCCGGCGCCGCAAGGCCAAGGGCAAGCGCGCCTCCGTCCCGTCCTGGGACGAGATCATGTTCGGTGCCCGCCGGCCTGAATAG
- a CDS encoding PH domain-containing protein, whose product MTARLHPLTFVVGAVRELLALLAAGATGLLVGGLSTAFYFTLVGLAFGLLFHAANWVTFTYVLHEDRIEFRRALIGRSVKSIPRDRIRGVDISASLPHRLLGLAIVHIDAGADGGEGELNAVSRTEAERLRGVLLARDAPAPPRRALGRMRRRWYLYAPLSGAYLLTPFALAGSLLGTVYNLGDDLGLITRERVESLGHDVVGLPTVVVLALAILTLIAMPVMSVIAFTLFNWDFTVHERDGSVVAERGLLTRRSVSLERRRLRGVELADNPFERAAGVTRLGALITGLGDAAQRGRLLPAAPRAAAEALAARVVGNVPGPLTAHPPAARSRRVVRAVAPPAGVAVLAVLAGQPWVAVACAVIAVLAVPLGLDRYRQLGHASDGERLTVRSGSLRRRQVVVEHSAVIGWRVRQTLFQRRLGLASLFAAVGAGDGGCSATDMSEEDAVALAAAITPAWLAPFLDGPPGAGAEPIQAGGHRT is encoded by the coding sequence GTGACCGCACGCCTGCATCCGCTCACCTTCGTGGTCGGCGCCGTCCGCGAGCTCCTAGCGCTCCTCGCCGCCGGCGCGACGGGCCTGCTCGTGGGCGGGCTTTCCACCGCGTTCTACTTCACGCTCGTGGGGTTGGCCTTCGGGCTGCTCTTCCACGCCGCGAACTGGGTGACGTTCACCTACGTCCTGCACGAGGACCGCATCGAGTTCCGGCGCGCGCTCATCGGGCGGTCGGTCAAGAGCATCCCGCGCGACCGGATCCGGGGCGTGGACATCAGCGCGTCCCTCCCGCACCGCCTGCTCGGGCTGGCGATCGTGCACATCGACGCCGGAGCGGACGGCGGCGAGGGGGAGCTGAACGCGGTCTCCCGCACCGAGGCCGAACGGCTGCGCGGCGTCCTGCTCGCCCGGGACGCCCCGGCTCCGCCCCGGCGCGCCCTCGGCCGCATGCGGCGCCGCTGGTACCTGTACGCCCCGCTCAGCGGCGCCTACCTGCTGACGCCGTTCGCGCTGGCGGGCAGCCTCCTCGGCACCGTCTACAACCTCGGCGACGACCTCGGGCTCATCACGCGGGAGCGCGTGGAGAGCCTCGGCCACGACGTGGTGGGCCTGCCCACCGTCGTGGTCCTGGCGCTGGCCATCCTCACCCTGATCGCCATGCCCGTCATGTCAGTGATCGCCTTCACCCTCTTCAACTGGGACTTCACCGTGCACGAGCGGGACGGGTCCGTCGTCGCCGAGCGCGGGCTGCTCACCCGCCGCAGCGTCTCCCTCGAACGCCGCCGGCTGCGGGGCGTCGAGCTCGCCGACAACCCGTTCGAGCGCGCGGCGGGCGTGACGCGCCTCGGCGCCCTCATCACCGGGCTGGGGGACGCCGCCCAGCGGGGACGGCTGCTGCCCGCCGCGCCCCGGGCGGCGGCCGAGGCCCTCGCCGCGCGCGTCGTCGGGAACGTCCCCGGGCCGCTGACCGCGCACCCGCCGGCCGCGCGGAGCCGCCGCGTCGTCCGCGCGGTGGCGCCCCCGGCGGGCGTCGCCGTCCTGGCGGTCCTCGCGGGGCAGCCCTGGGTGGCGGTGGCGTGCGCCGTGATCGCCGTCCTCGCGGTGCCGCTGGGGCTGGACCGCTACCGCCAGCTGGGCCACGCCAGCGACGGGGAGCGCCTCACCGTCCGGTCGGGCTCCCTGCGCCGCCGCCAGGTCGTCGTCGAGCACTCGGCCGTCATCGGCTGGCGGGTCCGCCAGACGCTCTTCCAGCGCAGGCTGGGCCTCGCCAGCCTCTTCGCGGCGGTGGGCGCGGGCGACGGGGGCTGCTCGGCGACGGACATGTCCGAGGAGGACGCCGTGGCCCTCGCCGCCGCCATCACCCCCGCGTGGCTGGCCCCGTTCCTGGACGGGCCGCCCGGTGCGGGCGCCGAGCCTATTCAGGCCGGCGGGCACCGAACATGA
- a CDS encoding PH domain-containing protein, translating to MTSVRRGRRRDGGRPHPPRLRPPEHRVSPRAIAQWAIEYLLLWGLAFGLALGVAAWVGDAGLDALPAWLTGRIGWLPYIVGAAGLLMVTVAPVWRYRVHRWEVSSDVVYTRTGWFSREWLLVPVGRIQTVDSKQGLIERMLGLATIEVNTASHTGSSELSGLPVSAATRLAEDLAHRAHDLRDDAT from the coding sequence GTGACGTCGGTGCGGCGCGGTCGCCGGAGGGACGGCGGGCGGCCGCACCCGCCGCGTCTGCGGCCGCCCGAACACCGGGTCTCGCCCCGCGCGATCGCGCAGTGGGCCATCGAGTACCTGCTGCTGTGGGGCCTGGCGTTCGGCCTCGCCCTCGGCGTGGCCGCCTGGGTCGGAGACGCCGGCCTGGACGCGCTGCCCGCCTGGCTGACCGGCCGGATCGGCTGGCTCCCCTACATCGTCGGCGCCGCGGGGCTGCTCATGGTCACGGTCGCGCCCGTGTGGCGGTACCGCGTCCACCGCTGGGAGGTCAGCTCCGACGTCGTCTACACGCGGACGGGCTGGTTCAGCCGCGAATGGCTGCTGGTGCCCGTCGGGCGGATCCAGACGGTCGACAGCAAGCAGGGCCTGATCGAACGGATGCTCGGCCTCGCCACCATCGAGGTGAACACCGCCTCCCACACCGGTTCCTCGGAGCTCTCGGGCCTGCCCGTCTCCGCGGCGACGCGCCTCGCCGAAGACCTCGCGCACCGCGCGCACGACCTCCGCGACGACGCCACGTGA